The DNA sequence ATCAGACCTAGTAagagttatggaactttgtaCAGCACAGAAAATCATAGcacaaaaaacatttttttcccgATTACTTTATTTTAATGACATTCATACAAAAGAGAATATGaaatatgtagcaatatcaCACATGAAATTTCATTAACACTGCATACATGAACAATTTCCTTCATGTTTAAACTTGAGAGATATGGGGGAGTGGAATGTTTCGAATAAAAACTGTGACACTCATATTGTTGTACTATGTACACAGCACATGTTGATATAAAAATCACGTATTCATAATAAAGAGCATGAGATGAAATTAGAGTTTCCAAATGTTTGGAATTCAAGAAGTGAACAGTCCAAATATTTATGAACTTAAAAGTGCAAGTATAAAAGAAgacaattttattaaaatttgatttgtaACTTCAGTGACAACTGATCATAAAGACGAGAATTTTATACTCTTAAAGTATAGACAATAAAATTGTCTTTCCTTAACATACAATAGCACTAGAAATCAATACAATGATGAAAATTATATACTATTGACATGTTTACCATCCACCTTAGAGGCTAcatcataaatacatatacactaGCATCTTAATGGCAAAAAAATGTAATGGACAGACACTATGCACATGTCTATTACTATATAAAGATGGTTGAACAATGAACGAtgcacaaattaaaaaaaagttgtaATCTGACTAgcataaaatataaatctgtCTTTAATTCTGATATAGGACTGCTTATacgttatttttttaaaatctaagtTCCCATAGATTCTTATTTAATCACTCATTAATTCTAAATGAATATTGGCATATCATATAAACAAATTtgcaatacatttttaaaaaccacaAAAATTCGAAGGCCTTCAAAATGATTTGTTATGATCTATCCCAATAATAACCTGCTACCTATTGTTTTCTAGTGAAAATTGCACAGTTGTGAGTTCCATGGGTGGAATGTTTAAGTCTGAACTGGGtaaaagttttcttttttcatacATGTGTGTGAGGGAGACCTCTTTTACACTGTGCACAGGCAAGTCTTTGAAAATGGAAATTAATGATACTGATGAGTCCAGTGAACACTGCACGTCTGATGTAGGGAAGCCACATTTGAACCCTCTGCGGTGCAGAACTATACTGGAATTTGTGTAGTCTAGTTCTGAATTGACAAGATTTCTCAAATGCACTAAACTTATATCACATGGTAATGGGGAAGCCACCGGAAGGAACCGATTCCTGAAAATGTCTGTGGAAACGGACGTAAACATTTTAATAATAGGTTTCTGCAGTAGGTCATTAATTTGCATACTTAGAATAGTTGGGAATGTAAAGGTTTCTAAATTGCTATCTACGTTTGAGATCTGCTGTTGTTGGTTTTGAACAAATGTTTCCGTAGAAACATCTTCTAGATATTCTATCTGTATTAcaaattcattttttgtttcTCTGTTGTCTTGAACACCTTCTCCCAGTCCTCGGTCATCATCGTACATTAGTTCTCTATCCAACATGACCTCAAACTGCCCAGGAGCAAGTCCAGCAACTCCATGTGGCTGGGCACTATGAATGGTCAGTCTCTTATGAGCATCTTCCATGATGCCCATACTGgtcaaagggaaataattggACTCCACATACCGATTAGGATTATTTTTACGAGCTATCATCTGAAATCCATTTTGGTCAGTGAAGAAGATTGTATTTTTTATGTCAGTATTTAATCTCATGATAATCTCCGTGTCTTGAAGATTTCTCACTTTGTTTGCATGCATGTTGAGGAAGTTTTGCACATGGAGGCCATGAGCTTGTTCTGAAGCTAAACTGAAGAGTTTCATGCTGTGTCTCAGATTTGGATGAACAACTTCTATCTGAGACATGAAGGGCCCTTCTGTCACATGAATGATGGGAATCCCTAAATGAAGAGGTTTCGCATCTCCGCTCGGATAGAACAAGTATGCTCCACTTCCTTGAGATTTGTAGTGCATGAAAGTCAAATCAACTCTGGTGATGTTTCCTGTTCTTTTATCTTTCAAGTATTTCAGTAAACCTGTCTTGGGATCAAATTCTGCTCTCAGATATTCATTTTCAAGTGGGATATTCGAATGATAACTTCCAGAATACTTTGGCTTTTCTCTCTCAAACATCAATTCTGAAGCAATATTCAATTCCATGGAATTGAAAATAGAAATTTTTGCAGGATAAACagattttatttcttcatcagCTCTAAACAAGTACACAACATCCAATGATAAGGCAGCTAATTTTTTCAGAAAGATGATCTCAAATTGACTCTGATGGACCGATGCACTAGTTTGCCAAACAGGGTTAAGTTGATAAGAAATCTCTTGGTGATCTAGTGTTTTCACAATGACTTTATCAGTATCCACAAGCAGAGATGTCAGTTCCACCCTGGCTTTAGCAAGAGTGTTAAATAAAATGACGGGAACTCCTGTTTTTGTGACATGTATAACACGCTTTTCAGTGACAGAATCATAGGATGTTTTCACTTCCTCTGGCTCCAGAATCATAGGTGCATCCAAATTTCCTCCAGTCAGGAGAAATTGGGCTGAATCTGTAATAACCTTTTGTGTAGCATTGAATGAGTGGAAAAGTTTATTTTCATAGTCCTGCATAACATATTCTTTTGAGGTTCCTGTAATTGCATCATGATGCAAAAATAATGCAAGGTTTCTCCTTGACTGTTGCAGGAAATTAGAAATGTCATGATAGTTATGATACTTCACATTCCATTTTTGACTAAAGCCTGTTACCAAGGTATTGAGGACATCAGCTGCATGCAAGTTTCTTTCCACTTCACGGCTGAATTTCTTGGCATGAGGCCTTGTAGTAAAATATCCACTCCAATATGCATTGCTTTTGTCAGAATAAGGGAAAAAATCTCCAGAGACTGTAGGGAAGTTCTTATCATTGTGCTGCTGTTTTTTCTGCTTCTCTGACTTTCTGAGGATTTCAAAATAGTCTTTGAGTGTTCCAAACTGTACGTCTATCTTCCAGTCATCTCTAGCATTCATGTAATTTATAAGCATGTTGTAATTTTGATATTGCTGGTCCCACTCTTGGGCAGAATCATATCTAAAATCATCACCTAATGGAACTAGAATGGCGTCATAGTTATAGAGACTGGCTTTTCTACGATATTGTTCATACAACTGTTTTGCTTGCTCTTGGACATTACTCAATGAAATTGGTTCAGCGAAAGTTTTCCTATATTTCCTTTTATGAACTTGAAAGTCAAACATCATACAGACATATGGATTAGGCCCACATGTGTGTTTAACAGTATACAACATGTATGGCATTACATGACAAAGGATATCCAATGATCCATTATTGTCCCAAGGTTGTCGCCATAGAAACTCCAGGCTCTTTTTCTGGGCCAGAGAACCTTTGGTAGCCTGGTGAATCCTTTGAATGACCATGTTCTCCAGTCCTGCCTTCTTCCACAGATATGGCACAGTGCCTGAGTGGCCGAATGGATCAATGGCCCAACTGTTTTTAGGTTTGACCTTCAGGTTTTCCATAATCCACTGGTGACCTTCCATAAGTTGGTCTATGATGGAGTAGTAGGAGGTGGAGGCCTCATCTGGCATCACCCACCCACCACTGACTATCTCTAACTGTCCATTCTTTACCAATCTCCTCAcctgaaatataaatatccaTGTACAAGTCAATCTAACTAATCTGACTCCTGTGTAATCCTTTACACTGTATATTTCAAACCTAATTTTCATTCTCAATATTCCTTTTTTTCCATAGCCTTTAAACTGTTCAATCTTGACATTTTGTCTAATTCAAAACAAAAGATTTCTCCCAGACAATGTCAAAGTTAGACAGTTTGCtctgtatatattcatatcatgttacaaaatttgaaacataaaagttttcatttttgaagCATTTTACAATTGTTTAAAATTCTCAAAATAAAGGCTTCCTAAGAAATACTTGAAACGATTTTATACATACTCAGAAATCGAAAAATTTAGTAGTAATGATTAAAAAGATTCACCCATTGTTATAAACATCCATCATACAAAATTCCTTACACACCTTTcacacaaatatttcaaaataacaaaagtgtacaTGTACTGCACCTGAACTTTCATGTCATCTTCTAGTTCATTCCACCAGATGTTGAGGAACACTGCCTCAGCCCACACGAAGGTCATGTTGGGATATAACCTTAATTTATCTACCATATTGTTGAGGATATTTTTGGTTGTGTACACATAATATTCTTCCAGAGTCCGTAACCATCCTGCATCGTTATGGGAATGTGGCATTATAATGACTTTCAAAGGTTGAATATTTGAACCATATTCCCTTCCTGGGATCAAGGTCGGCAGAATGTAGTCACCTCCTGCCCCCAAATCATATTTGTTCTTCAATCGCAAATCCACCAAAGAAATGTTAGATTCTGATTTTAAGTGTTCATATTGGAAACATTTTCTAGTGTCAATATTCAAGTGGTCATCCCTGACATATTTCAGTCCCCTCAGTGGAGATTCTCGATATGTCAAATGATGGGTGGCATGGTTACCCTGGAAGGGTTTGAACACATCTCCCAAGAACAATAAACATGTAGCTATCAGGAACAGAAAAACACTAATGGCTACAAGTCTTTGATGAAATTTCATCCTGTCGTCATTTTCTTTCCATTGGAACCAAGGGACATTTGCAGCACTGGCATCAGACAATTCCTGCTCTGGAATGAAAGACAAAGTGGGATGAATTTATATCAGTGCTGTTGCGTATGTAAAACAATTTATCCAAATCAATACTTCTAACATTTACACAGTGTCACgtaaaattcaacattttataaagaaatgaaatcatttgGGAAATTTAAAGTGGTTGAGAATTGTATAATGAATACAGGGATTACAGTTTTGCAATTGTAAAGTGAGCATTCTCCATGACAGTAGCTAGCTGAAAGGATaagaatttttttgtaaattttgtttcCATTCTTAATCATCAAGAGAAAAAACATCTGGCTGGCAAGTGGTGAGACATTGTTATAAAATGTGCAATAAATTACAGCCTTAAACACATCCATCTCTGAAATCAACTATGGTGTAACACTTTATTAGATAAAATACCCAGAACAACACTGGCACCAGAAAGAAGAGGAACTCAAGCCCTAAGTATGTTAAGTAACAATTGTAGATTACATGAACAAGAAATATTGATTAGATACATTTTCCAAAAGCTTGTTCACCTTATACTTTGTGATATATAAACCACATGTAAATTGCCATGCAGTGTGCATCTGTGAAAAACACATTTTGATAATGGAGGAAATAATTCATAGGTTTTCTTTCTAAAGCCCCCTACCCATGTAATGGATTGGTCTATAATTGCACAATTTCACTCCCAGGACAGATTTTTTTGTATGACTGACTGAAACTACTGAGTATTTGTGTCAactaatttattttctttcaccAGTGTCAATAAATTTTAccaaaaaccaaatatatagcCATTATCATATATACTCATTTATTAGTTGGATATATGGGATTTAAATTTTCTGACAAACTCCATGTCAGACATATAGGCACTTCCTACTGCCAAGGGAATTTTTCATGCCAACAAATTGTAGTAAGAGTTTATAAGATTCAAAAATGTATAAAACAGGAATATATAATTCTTATTTAATTAATACAAGATGATGAGAGAAGTGTTTCTATATCTTTTTGTATTGTTGCTGAATTGAGAGCATACAATATCACTGGGCAAAGAAGTAATATGGGTCATTATGACAAATTtctctaaaatattttgaaaatagaacACAACTGACTTGTAAGCCATCCAATTTCTTTGTGAGTTTTATGGTACGCAATGAGCCAAGCTAATGCCTTATGTCATGACTACCTTAAGATTTTTCCTCCAATTTTAAAAggataattttgaaaataaattttaaagtgaaAACGAAGCAAATACAGGATTGCTTGCAGAAATaaatttacaagaaaagttGCTCGCATACAAGTGCTTTTACATAAATCATGActattcaaaaattatattttgcaggttggtaaaatttcatattccttttatgaaatatgtttCACAGGAGACTGAAAGTCCTCAAATTTTGTtccttttaaatatatatataatcagacATCAGAAGATGAAGGGGGGTTGATATTTATGATGAATGCAAAGAACTTCCATGAATGAACGTTATCAAtgacatatatacattttatttcataagagGCCCATATGCCTTAACAGTAACCCGagtagacttgctcaagtctctatgttgtttttattacttaatcatttcatccaaattttactgtgtttcagaaatctaaatatctgctctctaccatactcaaatgtcaccaaacataggtttggcattattaaaaagtattaaagagagcactgattATTAAACTTTAACAtggagacttgagcaagtctatcACCCGAGTAACACTCACAAAaacctttacatatatatataggaaatgtTGCATGTTGATGGTGCAACGAGTGCATCTTTCAACCCAGAGAATGGAATGGGCTTCAGATTTAGTGATCAATATCGCACAGTATCTACTCATAGGCCACTTCTGTGCCAAGTATGATCCTGTCTGTATTACACTGTTGGCAAATAAATGTGAAGTAGGAGGAATGGACTGAAGATGGACATGTAAATCGACAGACATAGTGATTCCTGTATACCTAAACCTTGTTTGCAGGGATCATTGCTTTGAACTTAATTTGTTTGCTCTATTTTCAGGGGTAAAGGAGAAGATTCTTATATATTCAGTGGTTTTTCTTTTTCCCTATCCTTGGGTGTAGAATCTTGCCCGAGGGACCacacatttaaattttcagatgTTTCCAACTCTTTATTTATTTACAGTCACTTTCTGTGCTTTTACGATCAGTCTAGTTGTTTGGTGTTAGGACTttagaaaaatttcaaataaatagtcaaacctcattatcttgaACTCAATGGAATCAAGAAAAAAATCCAGATATTTGAGTGTTCGAaatattgaggttaaaatacataaagaaaatgtaattgGGACTTCCAACTCACTTCGACATATAATCTAGTCACTTGTCTTGAAAATCATGAATGGTTGTTGTGACCATCAATAGATATATccaaaattcaattttgaaccACACAGAATTTACACTATTCAAGGAATGGACCTACTGCAAACACTATAACCTGGTCACTCATCCAGAAAATGCAGCATCTGAGACATATATCTGGTTGAGTGTATCCATAAGTGCATCGCCCGTGCAAGCATGAATCACATAGAGAAATGCAGCACCCGAAGATTGGACCTTCTGCAAACACAACTAAGACCTATAACTTTGTCACTCATCTGGAAAACG is a window from the Ostrea edulis chromosome 5, xbOstEdul1.1, whole genome shotgun sequence genome containing:
- the LOC125652850 gene encoding alpha-mannosidase 2-like isoform X1, with the translated sequence MCEEHDKKFQGILLKRIAPDTMKLSEQELSDASAANVPWFQWKENDDRMKFHQRLVAISVFLFLIATCLLFLGDVFKPFQGNHATHHLTYRESPLRGLKYVRDDHLNIDTRKCFQYEHLKSESNISLVDLRLKNKYDLGAGGDYILPTLIPGREYGSNIQPLKVIIMPHSHNDAGWLRTLEEYYVYTTKNILNNMVDKLRLYPNMTFVWAEAVFLNIWWNELEDDMKVQVRRLVKNGQLEIVSGGWVMPDEASTSYYSIIDQLMEGHQWIMENLKVKPKNSWAIDPFGHSGTVPYLWKKAGLENMVIQRIHQATKGSLAQKKSLEFLWRQPWDNNGSLDILCHVMPYMLYTVKHTCGPNPYVCMMFDFQVHKRKYRKTFAEPISLSNVQEQAKQLYEQYRRKASLYNYDAILVPLGDDFRYDSAQEWDQQYQNYNMLINYMNARDDWKIDVQFGTLKDYFEILRKSEKQKKQQHNDKNFPTVSGDFFPYSDKSNAYWSGYFTTRPHAKKFSREVERNLHAADVLNTLVTGFSQKWNVKYHNYHDISNFLQQSRRNLALFLHHDAITGTSKEYVMQDYENKLFHSFNATQKVITDSAQFLLTGGNLDAPMILEPEEVKTSYDSVTEKRVIHVTKTGVPVILFNTLAKARVELTSLLVDTDKVIVKTLDHQEISYQLNPVWQTSASVHQSQFEIIFLKKLAALSLDVVYLFRADEEIKSVYPAKISIFNSMELNIASELMFEREKPKYSGSYHSNIPLENEYLRAEFDPKTGLLKYLKDKRTGNITRVDLTFMHYKSQGSGAYLFYPSGDAKPLHLGIPIIHVTEGPFMSQIEVVHPNLRHSMKLFSLASEQAHGLHVQNFLNMHANKVRNLQDTEIIMRLNTDIKNTIFFTDQNGFQMIARKNNPNRYVESNYFPLTSMGIMEDAHKRLTIHSAQPHGVAGLAPGQFEVMLDRELMYDDDRGLGEGVQDNRETKNEFVIQIEYLEDVSTETFVQNQQQQISNVDSNLETFTFPTILSMQINDLLQKPIIKMFTSVSTDIFRNRFLPVASPLPCDISLVHLRNLVNSELDYTNSSIVLHRRGFKCGFPTSDVQCSLDSSVSLISIFKDLPVHSVKEVSLTHMYEKRKLLPSSDLNIPPMELTTVQFSLENNR
- the LOC125652850 gene encoding alpha-mannosidase 2-like isoform X2 is translated as MKFHQRLVAISVFLFLIATCLLFLGDVFKPFQGNHATHHLTYRESPLRGLKYVRDDHLNIDTRKCFQYEHLKSESNISLVDLRLKNKYDLGAGGDYILPTLIPGREYGSNIQPLKVIIMPHSHNDAGWLRTLEEYYVYTTKNILNNMVDKLRLYPNMTFVWAEAVFLNIWWNELEDDMKVQVRRLVKNGQLEIVSGGWVMPDEASTSYYSIIDQLMEGHQWIMENLKVKPKNSWAIDPFGHSGTVPYLWKKAGLENMVIQRIHQATKGSLAQKKSLEFLWRQPWDNNGSLDILCHVMPYMLYTVKHTCGPNPYVCMMFDFQVHKRKYRKTFAEPISLSNVQEQAKQLYEQYRRKASLYNYDAILVPLGDDFRYDSAQEWDQQYQNYNMLINYMNARDDWKIDVQFGTLKDYFEILRKSEKQKKQQHNDKNFPTVSGDFFPYSDKSNAYWSGYFTTRPHAKKFSREVERNLHAADVLNTLVTGFSQKWNVKYHNYHDISNFLQQSRRNLALFLHHDAITGTSKEYVMQDYENKLFHSFNATQKVITDSAQFLLTGGNLDAPMILEPEEVKTSYDSVTEKRVIHVTKTGVPVILFNTLAKARVELTSLLVDTDKVIVKTLDHQEISYQLNPVWQTSASVHQSQFEIIFLKKLAALSLDVVYLFRADEEIKSVYPAKISIFNSMELNIASELMFEREKPKYSGSYHSNIPLENEYLRAEFDPKTGLLKYLKDKRTGNITRVDLTFMHYKSQGSGAYLFYPSGDAKPLHLGIPIIHVTEGPFMSQIEVVHPNLRHSMKLFSLASEQAHGLHVQNFLNMHANKVRNLQDTEIIMRLNTDIKNTIFFTDQNGFQMIARKNNPNRYVESNYFPLTSMGIMEDAHKRLTIHSAQPHGVAGLAPGQFEVMLDRELMYDDDRGLGEGVQDNRETKNEFVIQIEYLEDVSTETFVQNQQQQISNVDSNLETFTFPTILSMQINDLLQKPIIKMFTSVSTDIFRNRFLPVASPLPCDISLVHLRNLVNSELDYTNSSIVLHRRGFKCGFPTSDVQCSLDSSVSLISIFKDLPVHSVKEVSLTHMYEKRKLLPSSDLNIPPMELTTVQFSLENNR